The sequence ATATATGTCTACAGTCATGTTATATATCTGTGTCACCAGACATAAGTCTATATATAATTTCAACAAACATATGTCTACGCAATATGTCAACATACATTTGTGTatataatatgtcaaaataaatgTGTCTATGCAATATGTCAACAGACATGTGTCTATCTACTATGTCAACATTCACATGTTTCTATAATATATTTCTAGTCATGTGATATATCTGTGTCACCAGACAtaaatctatatataatttcaaCAAACATGTCTACGCAATATGTCAACATACATGTGTGTATATAATATGTCAACATAAATGTGTCTATGCAATATGTCAACAGACATGTGTCTATATACTATGTCAACAGACATGTGTCTATCTACTATGTCAACAGACATGTGTCTATATACTATGTCAACAGACATGTGTCTATCTACTATGTCATCAGACATGTGTCTATCTACTATGTCAACAGACATGTGTCTATATACTATGTCAACAGACATGTGTCTATCTATTATGTCATCAGACATGTGTCTATGTACTATGTCAACAGACATGTGTCTATCTAATATTTCAACAGACATGTGTCTGTCTACTATGTCAACAGACATGTGTCTATCTACTTTGTCAACAGACATGTGTCTATCTACTATGTCAACAGACATGTGTCTATCTACTATGTCATCAGACATGTGTCTATGTACTATGTCAACAGACATGTGTCTATCTAATATTTCAACAGACATGTGTCTGTCTACTATTTCAACAGACATGTGTCTATCTACTATGTCAACAGACATGTGTCTATGTACTATGTCAACAGACATGTGTCTATTTACTATGTCAACATTCACATGTGTCTATCTACTTTGTCAACATACATGTGTCTATCTACTATGTCAACAGACATGTGTCTATCTACTTTGTCAACAGACATGTGTCTATCTACTATGTCAACATATATGTGTCTATCTACTATGTCAACAGACATGTGTCTATCTACTATGTCAACAGACATGTGTCTATATACTATGTCAACAGACATGTGTCTATCTACTATGTCAACAGACATGTGTCTATCTACTATGCCAACAGACATGTGTCTATCTACTATGTCAACAGGCATGTGTCTATCTACTATGACAACAGACATGTGTCTATCTACTTTGTCAACAGACATGTGTCTATGTACTATGTCAACAGACATGTGTCTATCTACTATGTCAACATTCACATGTTTCTATAATATATTTCTACAGTCATGTGATATATCTGTGTCACCAGACAtaaatctatatataatttcaaCAAACATGTCTACGCAATATGTCAACATACATGTGTGTATATAATATGTCAACATAAATGTGTCTATGCAATATGTCAACAGACATGTGTCTATATACTATGTCATCAGACATGTGTCTATCTACTATGTCAACAGACATGTGTATATCTACTATGTCAACAGACATGTGTCTATCTACTATGTCAACAGACATGTGTCTATCTTCTATGTCAACAGACATGTGTCTATATACTATGTCCACAGACATGTGTCTATATACTATGTCAACAGACATGTGTCTATCTACTATGTCGACAGGCATGTGTCTATCTACTATGTCAACAGACATGTGTCTATATACTATGTCAACAGACATGTGTCTATCTACTATGTCAACAGACATGTGTCTATCTACTATGTCAACAGACATGTGTCTATCTACTATGTCAACAGACATGTGTCTATCTACTATGTCAACAGACATGTGTCTATCTACTATGTCAACAGACATGTGTCTATCTACTTTGTCAACAGACATGTATCTATGTACTATGTCAACATACATGTGTCTATCTACTATGTCAACATTCACATGTGTCTATAATATATGTCTACAGTCATGTTATATATCTGTGTCACCAGACATAAGTCTATATATAATTTCAACAAACATATGTCTACGCAATATGTCAACATACATTTGTGTatataatatgtcaaaataaatgTGTCTATGCAATATGTCAACAGACATGTGTCTATCTACTATGTCAACATTCACATGTTTCTATAATATATTTCTAGTCATGTGATATATCTGTGTCACCAGACAtaaatctatatataatttcaaCAAACATGTCTACGCAATATGTCAACATACATGTGTGTATATAATATGTCAACATAAATGTGTCTATGCAATATGTCAACAGACATGTGTCTATATACTATGTCAACAGACATGTGTCTATCTACTATGTCAACAGACATGTGTCTATCTACTATGTCAACAGACATGTGTCTATCTACTATGTCAACAGACATGTGTCTATCTACTATGTCAACAGACATGTGTCTATCTACTATGTCAACAGACATGTGTCTATCTACTATGTCAACAGACATGTGTCTATCTACTATGTCAACAGACATGTGTCTATCTACTATGTCAACAGACATGTGTCTATCTACTATGTCAACAGACATGTGTCTATATACTATGTCAACAGACATGTGTCTATCTACTATGTCAACAGACATGTGTCTATCTACTATGCCAACAGACATGTGTCTATCACCTATGTCAACAGACATGTGTCTATGTACTATGTCAACAGACATGTGTCTATGTACTATGTCAACAGACATGTGTCTATATACTATGCCAACATACATGTGTCTATCACCTATGTCAACAGACATGTGTCTATCTACTATGTCAACAGACATTTGTCTATGAACTATGTCAACAGACATGTGTCTATCTACTATGTCAAGAGACATGTGTCTATCTACTATGTCAACAGACATTTGTCTATGAACTATGTCAACAGACATGTGTCTATCTACTATGTCAACAGACATGTGTCTATCTACTATGTCAACAAACATGTGTCTATCTACTATGCCAACAGACATGTGTCTATCTACTATGTCAACAAACATGTGTCTATCTACTATGTCAACAGACATTTGTCTATGAACTGTGTCAATAGACATATGTGTTTATCACCTATGTCAACAGACATGTGTCTATCTACTATGTCAACAGACATGTGTCTATCTATTATGTCAACAGACATTTGTCTATTTACTATGTCAATAGACATATGTGTTTATGATATGGTAAAAGACAGATTATTGTACAAGATGTCAACTTGAACCTCTTAATATCTCGAGACTATAATATTTTCGAGTAAATTACACAGCTCATAAAAGATATCGAGAACCGTTCTGTTATTGGCAAATTGTTCAGATATTCATTTAAACGAATCCATTTAGACAAACTGGATCATGGTGAAACAGGCGAGAATACATTGCTATGTGAAATCCCTtcaaatgttatataatttaaatctgTCTTGCTAGAGACAAATATTTCGGCTACTTAGACCAAATATCTTAGTAGTATTAGACATTTCGACCACTTAGACCGACATTGTATATTTCAATATGTTTCCCCTAACACGTCAGATCGGCTATAAGAGCTTATCTACAGTTTTACGtcgttttatatttaatgaagCACTATCAACTTTTTGCACTCACGACGAGTACAAGCGTATAATTAGTAATACTATATACCTGTGTAAGAATTAGAATGCAttgataaatcaaaatatgGTTAACTAGTTAGTTTACTGTGTAAATCACCTGTTAGAtagtaatattatataaatatatgcatgGTTTAATGTAGTAAATTATTTAATTCTGCACAAAGGCCTTAAGATTTAAAGCATAGTTCACGAAACACATCACATACATGACATCAATTAGCAtgcaaatgtaaatatatatgaacttCTAATTCAAATAATGATTCCTATTaactttttccacaaaaaaaaaagaatattctgACTTAAATAACATATAGATGTTTATATGAGAGTCCTATTTAATAGGAGCGAAATTGAAAATCGAAGTTGCAGTACAATTCACTTTCATATTGAACATAAATtactatttatataaaagtgCGCATATAGGtccattcattttttaattgtaataatttaatatctaagcaatttatagtttattttagGTTGTTAcagtatttgaaatataaaatgtcgGTATGAGCAATTTTGAAATTCGGCCAACATGAAAAATGAAGGTTGCAGAAACCGTGCGATGACCCTCAAAGTACCCGAATTTAAAACCCCGCCCTCAACCATCAACCTCAAATGTTAATAATTATAAAGGTCTGAATACACATGCCAATAAGATGGAGAACAGCCGTACAAGTTCGTCAAAATAAAGactgaattttatatttgtcatgtttttatACTAAACGAATTTATTAATTCCCGACAAAAAAACTCTCCAAAAATCTTGTTCTATATACTGGTACACCTGTTTTATACTAGTAGacatttaatgaataaacattattttaaagattgtaaaatgtttatatgtttCCTTAATCGATTTAATGACGCTACAATGCAACATCGTCATATTAGATTATTGGAATTAACAGCAAAGTGGTCTTCGAAATCAATGATTTATAATCGACTCTTGAGTCCTATATGACACCACCGTATGTGTTCCCCGATATCaagttatatatatgtaaggAGATGTGGAATGAGTGTCAAAGAAATAACTCACCACTACATCAAATAATACTTTGGTTTAGACTGTTACTGTAaatactgtcatgactgtgtaaaataaaacataaaaggaacatgatgtacatgtattgccTTAAATtgcattgatatttttgaattttttagtaGAAAAGCAATCACTGGCAAAATCGATAGAA is a genomic window of Mytilus trossulus isolate FHL-02 chromosome 1, PNRI_Mtr1.1.1.hap1, whole genome shotgun sequence containing:
- the LOC134705464 gene encoding uncharacterized protein LOC134705464 yields the protein MSIDTVHRQMSVDIVDRHMFVDIVDRHMSVGIVDRHMFVDIVDRHMSVDIVDRHMSVDIVHRQMSVDIVDRHMSLDIVDRHMSVDIVHRQMSVDIVDRHMSVDIGDRHMYVGIVYRHMSVDIVHRHMSVDIVHRHMSVDIGDRHMSVGIVDRHMSVDIVDRHMSVDIVYRHMSVDIVDRHMSVDIVDRHMSVDIVDRHMSVDIVDRHMSVDIVDRHMSVDIVDRHMSVDIVDRHMSVDIVDRHMSVDIVDRHMSVDITHVNVDIVDRHMYVDIVHRYMSVDKVDRHMSVDIVDRHMSVDIVDRHMSVDIVDRHMSVDIVDRHMSVDIVDRHMSVDIVYRHMSVDIVDRHMPVDIVDRHMSVDIVYRHMSVDIVYRHMSVDIEDRHMSVDIVDRHMSVDIVDIHMSVDIVDRHMSDDIKHVNVDIVDRHMSVDIVHRHMSVDKVDRHMSVVIVDRHMPVDIVDRHMSVGIVDRHMSVDIVDRHMSVDIVYRHMSVDIVDRHMSVDIVDRHIYVDIVDRHMSVDKVDRHMSVDIVDRHMYVDKVDRHM